The sequence ggcagcacCAGAGGAATTAAGGATGTCTCTTGTAAATTTGGAGGCCATACAGAAGAAGTAAGACTATATGAGAAACTGCCCTGGTCTGAGAAGCAGGGGCTGTCTGCTGTTGTCACAGGGAGCAGCCGTGGCTCAGCTCCCCattccatgggctgcagtgtcCCCCTGTCAGCATCCTCTCACAGGGTACTTTGGAGGGTGCTGttaagcagagctgtgctccGCTGTGCTGCACCGGGCTTGCACcgggctgcagagcaggataACCCACCACTCGGCTCCGTGCTTCCTGCTCGCACCGGCACAAAGAGCTCCCGCTGCTCGGCAGGACCCGGCTGCGCTTTGATGGAAGGAAGCGAGCTGCTGCGGATTGTTGGCTGGCCGGGGCTGAGCCCAGGACTTCCAGTGTACCAAGGATCAGCCCAAACACCGGGAGCCGGCGTCGCTGCTCCATTGCAGGAAGGGCTTCAGCCGGTGTAATCAGCACCCAGCAGCTGCCGCTGCGTGAGCCTGGCACGGCCGGACAGGCTTGATGATAATGGTTCTTCCATGGCCAGGTCTGCAAATGGGCTCCTGGGGAATGGTGCTGGGCCTCGTGCAGCACTGCTCGGCTCCATCAGGTTTATAGATCCCCGTGCTGGCAGCTCCCTGGCAGCATGTGGGGCTCTGGAGGGGGAGAGGTGCCTTTGAGGGGAAATGATGCTGAATCAGCTGCCCTGGGTGCGGCATTTTGCCCGGTTTTCCCACCCCTTTGGCCGATCGTCTCACCAGCTCTTGCCATGGCGAGGCAGTGATGACTGTGTAGGGTGCCAGGCTGGCACAGGGCCCTGCTGCCGTGTGAAGTTCGCAGGGGTTTGGTGAGGACAGGGACACTGCATCCCAGCCCAGACCTGGCTGATAAGAGGGCTCTGGCTCAGCCATcatggagctggcagcagctaATACGGTGCTGGACTGACATGGTGCGGCTCCCAGCCTGAGcatcccctcctctccctcccaggTGGCCTCGCTGGAGGGATCGAGATCTGCATCACATTCCCTACCGAGTATGTGAAGACGCAGCTGCAGCTGGATGAGAAGGCAAACCCTCCCCGCTACAAGGGCATCGGTGAGCTCACGCGCTGtgccctgccccagcctgcTGGATGGGTTCAGAGGCTCCCAGGGagcctggctggagctggggctcaGTGGGGTTTGTGGGATGGGTAGCGGGGCTGACGCAGTGGCCTCGGCATGGCAGGTGATGGTGGTGCCGCTGTGCTCTGCCGCAGGGGACTGTGTGAAGCAGACCGTCCGTGACCATGGCATCCGGGGGCTGTACCGGGGGCTCAGCTCACTGGTGTATGGCTCCATCCCCAAGGCTGCTGTCAGGTAGGTGCCCCCATGGCATGGGGTGAGTTGGGACACCAGGCAGCAGCAATCAAGGGGTGGGTTTGCCCTCAGCGTCCCCAGTGTCACTTTGCCAAAGCTGGTGCTTTCCCGGGTGGGAAGGGTGCCCTCACAGGGTGCATGGCTGCTCCCAGGGACAGACCCAGAGCAGGGGGGTGCAGGCCCCTGGCTGGGTGCCCTGGGGTTGCACAGTGGCTCCTTTGCAGGTTCGGGATGTTCGAGTTCCTCAGCAACCAGATGAGAGACGAGCAGGGGCGGCTGAACAGCACTCGAGGCCTCGTCTGCgggctgggtgctggtgtgGCTGAGGCTGTGGCGGTCGTCTGCCCCATGGAGACCATAAAGGTGGGTGGGAGCAGCCACCAGTGTTCCCCTGCCCAACACCCCATACCCAGGCAGAGTCGGGAGGGATGAGAGCCAGGGATGCTTCGGGGACCTGAGGGCCACGTGGGTTTGCCCAGGCTGGGTTTGTAGGGGAAGAGCTGATGCTGGAAAGCCCCATATAGAGGTCAGGTTCAGCAGCCATGGTCCTTTTCGCACTCTGGGAAGGAGCCCCCCAGCCAGGAGCCATCGCATCACCCATTTTAGTACTATAAAACCCATGTAGTTGCTTGCAGAGGCAGTTTCCCaggttttcctctgcaaaatgCCATAGGCACAGGCTTCCCCTGTTGTCTCACCTTGCATTGCCTGGCTACTAGGGTCAGCTCTGATTTTGGGACCATCCATGGAGAGGTGGCCATTGAATCTCCCCATGCCTTGGCCATGACAAGTGCATTGTCTCCCTGCAGGTGAAGTTTATCCATGACCAGTGCTCCCCCAAGCCCAAATACCGTGGCTTCTTCCATGGCGTGCGGGAGATCGTTCGGGAACAGGGTGAGTCCCCAGGGAGAGGCACCCTGACCCCCTGGGTGCTGCCCCACTGCAGAGATGGGGCGGGAGGTGGCGCAGGCTGGGaccagcagcctggggaggtTTTTCTCTGCTGGTGAGGCTCGTGCTCTCTTCCAATGCCCTCTTGCTGCAGGACTAAAGGGGACCTACCAAGGCTTAACTGCAACCGTCCTCAAGCAAGGATCAAACCAGGCCATCCGCTTCTTTGTCATGACCTCCCTCAAGAACTGGTACAAAGGTACGGTGTCCCCGTCCCCCCAGCCcaccctggctgtgctgctggctcctcCAGCCCGTCCTCGGGAGCTGGGCTTGGTCTTTCCATAAGCACACCCTCCACTTCTCATGGCTCAGCCACAACTGGGGCCTTTCTTGGGCTCCCTCGGGGATGCCGTGCTTCATCCCCACACCACCACTCTGCCCTCaacctcttctccttcccagggGATGATCCCAACAAGGTCATCAACCCCTTCGTCACGGGGGTGTTTGGAGCCCTCGCTGGAGCCGCAAGTGTCTTTGGCAACACCCCCTTGGACGTGGTGAAGACCAGGATGCAGGTACAGCACTGGGCATGGTGTGGGACCactctgcctgtggcaggatgGGGTCACTGTTTGGGAGCTGttttgtgcagctgcagcatgggCACCCGATGCTGGTGATGTCTGGGAGATGCCTGAGGATGCTGCCCTGTCACAGCTGGGCCATGGGGTGCAGGGAAGTGTTTGCACAGAGGAGATGGGGATGTCCCTGCTGGGTTTGGTGGTCCACAGCAGCGAAGGGCAATCAGTTCCTCCTGGCtcacccccagctctgcctcccgTATGAAATCACCCCACATGTATCCCTGGCTTCGGTCTCTGACTCTGCTTTTCCCATCCACAGGGGCTGGAAGCGCACAAGTACAAGAGCACGTGGGACTGTGCCTACCAGATCATGAAATACGAAGGGCCCCTTGCGTAAGCCCTGCGGGTGGCATGGGGGAAGCTGGGGAGAAggatgggcagggacagggggTTCTGAGGGCACTGAGCCCCACGGACCCCTTCTCTATCCCCGGCAGGTTTTACAAGGGCACGGTGCCTCGCCTGGGCCGCGTCTGCCTCGATGTGGCCATCGTCTTCATCATCTACGACGAGGTGGTCAAGTTCCTCAACAAAGTGTGGAAAACGGACTGAGGGGGCCGGGCCAGGCGGCCCCCACCTCCCTTGCCCCCTGGGGATGCAGCTGGAGAGCCGTGACCAAGCCCACCGGGGCCAAGTCTGCCCCACACACACGCCTTCCCCCCAAACCTGGCCACCTTTATGTTTAGGAACAGGCTCTGGAGCAGGTTAATGTGCGCTaaaaggagcagggagggagcagcatCTCAGCATCCAGACCCCCAGCATCCCAGTTATGCCCACTCTGACCCCGTGGTGACACTTCCTCCTGGTCCCATATCACTTGCAAGTGCCAGTTACCCAGGACAGGGTGTACCCTGGGACGGTGGCCTAGGCCCtcagcagccaggagctgcctgcGGGCCAGCTCTTTTCGGGGTGCTGAGAGCCCCCCAAGCCACGTGGGTACAATGTCCATGCTGTGCAGCAAGCACTGCACCTGGAGGAGGCTCTTGGGGCTGACACAACCATCTGGGAGCGATGCAGTGGGTCTCACAGCAGGTCCATGGGGATCCACCAGCCTTGTACCTCCCGGTATGGGATGGCAGTAACCTGCTGGTGTGGTCCCaggctccctcctccctcccggCAGCAATCCCTGGGGTGCTGCATCCCAGCCCCCAGTCCTGCTCAGCACTGGGCTGCCCAGAATTGCACATACAGCCAGGCCTTTAGTTCTTGCTGCGGGGCCGGGGTAAGCCGGGTGCCCCATCAATTGCCGTTTACAGCCGAGACGCGTGTGCAAGCTGGGGCGAGGAGGCACAGCCCCGTCCTGCAGACTTGGCTCCTCGGCCAGGGTGCAAACCCCTTCTTCTGCCACATTCCCCCCAtctgccctcctgctgcctctctgcagctccaTAGGTAATACTGTAGCTTTCCGAGCTTCATGCTGACCCACTAACACCCGTGGCCATGGGGCCGGAGCCCTGCCCTGTCCCGTGCTGGGCTTGGCCCCGCCGGATTTGTGCCAAACTTCTCCCAAAGGAGCTGGGGGTGGGCATGGGAGCCAGGGCTCGAcccatcccttctccctcctgtcACCAGTGATGAGCGCAGCCTTAACACAGGAGGGcgaaggaggagaaggaaagccCAGGCACGGTTTACCTGTGGCTTTCTGCTCTGAAGCCAGTGAGGGTTGCAttgggtttgtttcatttgttgttttttttttttactgttattctGTTTTACATTCGCAATTTGAATAAAATCAGTCTGGCTTTAGCAGCCGTGTTGGTGTCCACgctgtgctgagcagctgcGGCCAGGGCTTGGGGATGGGGCTCCCCGTCACGTCGAGCTGGCACTCCTCGGGGAGCATCGGCTTCAACCCAGCAGTGCCCATTCACGAAAGCTCCCAGGCAGCTCCAGGGCTGCATCGTCCCATGCACAGTGTTTTATTCACCATCCTGGTTTGCTGGGATGGCAATGGGCAGTGGAGCAGAAGGGAACAGGCTTTGTCCCCCACCCAGCGCAGGGGCGGTGCACTGGGATCCCAACACCCCTGGCGCAGCCCTTGCTCCTCACCCAGTATTTGCCGGTGCTGGGTAAAGCCATTGCTGTGTGGAAAAGCCATCCCTTGGTGCTGCAGGGCGGCAGTGCCATGCGGGGCCTGCTGCTCTGCGGGGGCTGGCTGCTGGCCGCCGGCTGCCTGGTGGGTGCCAGTGGCAGCTGCCGGCACCGCTGCTGCCCGGGCAGGAACAACGCGTGCTGGGCGCCCGGTGCCCGCTGGGCTCACTGCTACTGCGACTCGTACTGCCAGAGGACAGGCGACTGCTGCCAGGACTACCACAGTGTGTGCCGCCATGCTGGTGAGTGCTGGGACAGGATGCAACTGGTTGAACCTTGTGACTGGGGATgccagcccaggctgctgcttttggtggCAGGTGTTTGCTGTTATCTGTTAGCCCCATACTTGGAGCTGTAACAAGATGTGTCTGAGGATCAAGGATGCCAGCTGGGCTGGATTTGGAGCAATATCCTGATTTTCCGCTTCTTTCCATGCTGGATGAGTGGATGCTCCCAGTGTAATGAGAGCCCGCAGGGTTGGCCTCTGGTCGGCAGCTGATGGTAGCACTCTCCTTGCTAGCCTGAGTTGTCAGTGTGGGACCTGAGCAGGATGAGCCCTGGCATCACCCCTGCCACTGTTGCGGGCATGGGGGTGAAAACAGGGAGTGTGGGCTTGGGGGCTGTATAGCCAGCCCGCCCT comes from Strigops habroptila isolate Jane chromosome 11, bStrHab1.2.pri, whole genome shotgun sequence and encodes:
- the SLC25A1 gene encoding tricarboxylate transport protein, mitochondrial, whose translation is MPAAAAPRSLAAAAPAGKAKLTHPGKAILAGGLAGGIEICITFPTEYVKTQLQLDEKANPPRYKGIGDCVKQTVRDHGIRGLYRGLSSLVYGSIPKAAVRFGMFEFLSNQMRDEQGRLNSTRGLVCGLGAGVAEAVAVVCPMETIKVKFIHDQCSPKPKYRGFFHGVREIVREQGLKGTYQGLTATVLKQGSNQAIRFFVMTSLKNWYKGDDPNKVINPFVTGVFGALAGAASVFGNTPLDVVKTRMQGLEAHKYKSTWDCAYQIMKYEGPLAFYKGTVPRLGRVCLDVAIVFIIYDEVVKFLNKVWKTD